TCCGCAACGTGCCGTCGGGCTCGCGCACGGCGATTTGCCTCTCGCCCTCGGTCATCAACGACACGAGCAACCGTCCGTTCGGGAGCCCCACTCCGCGGCTGACCCATGCGCGCGGGAACGAGACCGTCTCCACGGGCCCGCCGCTCGCGGATACGGATCGGATGGCGTCGTTTTGCAGCGACGGGTATCGGATCCGATCGTCGGCGCCCCAGGTGAGATTGATGAAATAGTCCGTGCCCTCGGCGAGCACGGTCGGCTGGCCGCCAGCGGTCGGGATTTTCATCAACGCCCTGACGCCACTGAACGCGATCCACGCGCCATCGGGAGAGAACACGGGCGAGCGCGCCTGGGGCGGCGCACCCATGACGGGCGTCACCTCGAGGCCGGAGGTGCGCCGCAGGACCAGCCCGCCGCGGGTGGGGTCCACGAGCGCGAGCAGCGTACCATCGGCTGAGACCGCGAATCGGTCGGTGAGCGCGGTGAGATTGTGTTCGTTGATGCCGAGTGTCGCCGCGACGTACGTATTCCTCGCCACCGCGGGGAAGCTTCTCGCGGCACGGAACCATCCCCAGGTGGTAACCACAGTGGCAATCGCGAGCACGCCGATGGCGGCGAGGAGGGCCCGCGTCTTCCGTGTGGGGATGCGTGGCTCGCCTGGCGTCGCGTTCGTCTCGAACGCACCCTCGAGCGCCAGCCGCGCATCACCGATGTCGCGCAGGCGCTGCTTCGCGTCTTTGGCGAGGCAAATTCGCAGCAGCTGACGAAGCACGCCCGGTATCTCCGAAGGCAAAGCTTCCCATTCAGGCTCCTTCGTCAAAACGTGAGCCAGGGTCTCGGACACGTCTTCGCCTGCGAACGCGCGCTTGCCCGTCAGCATCTCGTACAGCACCGCTCCGAACGCCCAGATGTCCGCCCGTTTGTCGACGCGCTTGCCCTTCGCCTGCTCCGGGCTCATGTAGGCGGCGGTTCCCAGGATCACACCGATGTGAGTGGCCTGACGCGTCAGCGTCGGTGAGTGCGATAGCTCGAAATCCGCGACTGTTGTCAGCTCGCCTTCGAGTGCTTTGGCGAGACCATAGTCGAGCACCTTCACGGTGCCGTCTTCCTTCACCTTCACGTTCGCGGGCTTCAGATCGCGGTGGACGACCCCTGCCCCGTGGCCCGCCTCGAGCGCGTCAGCGATCTGCCTGGCGATCGCAATGGCTTCCTGCACCGGAATCGGACCCTCGACAATCCTCTCCGCCAGCGTCGGTCCTTCCACGAGCTCGAGTACCAAGCCGCTGGACTCGAATCCGTAGATGCTCGCGATGTTCGGATGGTTCAGCGACGCGAGGAGCTTCGCTTCACGCTCGAACCGGGCGACGCGCTCTTGGTCACTCGCGAGCTCCTCGGGAAGGACTTTGATGGCAACCGCGCGGTCGAGCTTCGTGTCGCGCGCGCGGTAGACTTCGCCCATGCCGCCCTTGCCGATGGGCGCAGTGATTTCGTACGGACCGAGGCGCGTTCCGGCGGCGAGCGGCATCGGGAGAATGTAGCCGTACGAACGGAAGGTTACAACCCACCTCGACGGATCCCGAACTGACCCCGTACTGTTGGTACCAGCGAGCCAACGAGGCGAAACGCCGACCCATCCCGGCGCTGCGAGCCGTTGAACCCCTGACGAGAGTGTTCATTTCTGACACCAATCCCTGAGTTTGGGCGGTATGGCAAATATTGACGAAAAACAAGCAAGCGATAAACTGGCTAGGTAACGAAGGAGCGAAAAAGTGCCGAGCACCTTGAACCTGTCGCTTACCGACGAGCTGCGGTCGTTCATCGACGCCAACTGCGGAGACGGCACGATGTACGCGACCCCCAGCGAGTTCGTCCGCGACTTGTTGCGGCAACGCAAAGCGCAGCAGGAGGCCGAGTCGGCTCGTGACGGCATGCTCGCTGGTTATCGTGATGCCATCGACGGTCGTGTCGTCGAGTTCCGGGGAGACCTGCTAGAGAAGAAGAGGAAAGATAGCTATGGCAAGAAAGAGGTTTCCACCAATCCATCCTGGCGAGATCCTGCTCGAAGAGTTCCTGAAACCGCTGGGCATTTCTCAGTATCGCATCGCGAAAGACATCGGCGTCTCCCCTCGACGCATCAACGAGATCGTTCACGGCAAGCGAAGCATCACGGCGGATACAGCGCTTCGGCTAGCTCTTTACTTCAAAACGTCAGAAAGGTTCTGGATGAACCTGCAATCTGGCTACGATCTGGAATCGGAGAAAGACCGCTTGGGCTCGCGCCTCGCGGCTGAGGTCCAACCCATGGAGAAAGTAGGATAGTGCGTATCGTCGGATTGCTCGAGGCCGTATATGGAAGCGATGTTCGGGTGATTGGTCGAGCAGACGTCCCACGCGAGCGGCAACACCAAACTCGACGCGGTTGCCCCGGCGCCCCTCCACTCGTATCGTTTCCTCGATCACGAGAGGAGACGCAAACCATGCTGCGACTCAGTGGCCTTCTGGTTTTGGCGATGGTTACGACGGCGGGGCTCGGTCGGGGAGCGGAGGTCGGCGGTGTCGAGGAGCTCGCACCCGACGTCTATTTCTATCAAGGGGATCTCGACAAAGGATATTGCAACAACGGCTTCATCGTGCTCGAAGACTACGTGCTCGTCGTCGACGCCAACTTCCCATCGGCGGCGCGCCTGCTGATTGGCGAGATCCGCAAGATCACCGACAAGCCCATCCGCTTTGCCTTCGACACCCATCATCACGGCGACCACGCCTACGGCAATCAGGTCTGGGTCGACCAGGGAGCGACCGCGGTCGCGAACACCGGGGTCGTCGATGAGATGAAGAAGTACGAGACGGGCCACTACGGGAGCTCTCCGGGGCGATGGGAGGAAGCGGCGAAAGAGCGCGAGGACCTGCGCGACGTGAAGCTCGAGCCGCCGAGTTTGCTCTTCCCCGACACGATGATCTTCGACGACGGAAAACATCGCGTCGAGCTCCGCCACTTCGGAACCGCCCACACCCACGGGGACGGATTCGCGTGGCTTCCGAAGGAGAGGATCCTCTTCACCGGCGATGCCGTGGTCAATGGCCCTCACAACTATGTCGGCGACGGGAACGTGACCGAATGGATCGAGACACTCGATCGAGCGAAGGCGCTCGGCGCCCGAATCGTCGCTCCAGGTCATGGCCCCGTGGGAACGGGGACTCTCGTCTCCGACCAGCAGCTCTTCTTTCGCGAGCTGCGACGCGTCGTCCAGACGAAGAGCGAGACAGGCGGACCTGCGGAAGTCCAGAGCGCTGTCGAGGAAATGGCGTCGGCGCTTCGCCGCAACGAGGCGATCGCCCGCTATGTCGGTGATGGATTTTCCGCCCAGGTCGGCAAAGTCTACACGGAGCTCACGGGAAGGGAGCTACCAAACGGGAGAATCGAGCTCGAAGCCGTCGAGCGACATCTGGCCTCCCACGGCGAGCCCAGCGAGCAGGCTCATAACGACCTGCGGCACTGACATCAGAAGCCAGAGCAGAGTCGGTCACTCGTCAGCAACTCGGTTGGCGTGGTCCGAATCCAACGGCGCATACAGCGCTTCTTTGTCCGAGATCTCGACGCACACTCCCATCGATCGAGCGATCCAGATGAATTCTCGCCGCCCTGACCGACGACGTGAAGTTGCCTTCCCACGCCTCGGACCGTAGAGTCCACGCCTGCCGATGAATTCTTCCTCACCGTCCTGGCCAGCGTGGTACGGCGTCTTCCTCCTGCTCGGCATCTACATCAATTCGTTTCTCGATCGCACCATCCTCACGCTCTTGATCGGACCGGTCCGGGGCACGATGGGTCTCACCGACAGCCAGGTCGGGTTCCTCATCGGTCCCGCGTTCGCGATCTTCTATACGATCGCCGGGCTTCCGCTCGGGTGGCTGGCAGACCGCATGAGCCGGCGGTGGCTCATCGTCATTGGGCAGGCGTTCTGGTCGCTCGCGTCGGTGAGCTTCGGCCTCGGGCGTAACTTCTTTCAACTATCGCTCGCGCGCATCGGTGTGGGGGCGGGCGAGGCCACCCTGACCCCGGCCGCGTACTCCATCATCACCGACTTGTTTCCGAGCGAGCGGCTGGGGCGGGCTCTGAGCGTCTACTCGATGGGAATTCAAATTGGCGGCGGGATGGCGTCGCTTCTCGGCGGCATCCTCATCGGCTGGGTCGGGGAGTCGGCGAGCTACAGGTTGCCCCTCGTGGGCGAGCGTCATATGTGGCAGATCGTGTTCTTCCTCGTCGCGGCCCCGACGGTTCCGCTGACGTTCCTCTTGCTCACGACCTTTCGTGATCCGGTGCGTCGAGACGGTGAGCGCACGGCACGAGATGTCGCACCGGGTGAGTTTTTGCGCTACTTTCGCGACAACGCGGGCGCCTTCTTGTGTCACAACTTCGGTTTCGGACTCCTCGCGCTCTCGGGGCTGGCGGCGTTCTCGTGGATGCCG
This sequence is a window from Vicinamibacteria bacterium. Protein-coding genes within it:
- a CDS encoding MFS transporter; this encodes MNSSSPSWPAWYGVFLLLGIYINSFLDRTILTLLIGPVRGTMGLTDSQVGFLIGPAFAIFYTIAGLPLGWLADRMSRRWLIVIGQAFWSLASVSFGLGRNFFQLSLARIGVGAGEATLTPAAYSIITDLFPSERLGRALSVYSMGIQIGGGMASLLGGILIGWVGESASYRLPLVGERHMWQIVFFLVAAPTVPLTFLLLTTFRDPVRRDGERTARDVAPGEFLRYFRDNAGAFLCHNFGFGLLALSGLAAFSWMPEVLIRIHGWERAFTGKAIGVNSMLVGMAGLYFGGWLGDRWGRLRTDSKLRVGITAVAIWLPFGVSLPLAPTGTLAFGLWVPMTFAAAMPWGAAAAAIQELVPNKMRGRATAVYLFVINIIGLGLGPQLLPLVSDHVFGDEMQIHWALFTVTVAAEMGAAAILAFGLSRFRRAIERRAS
- a CDS encoding protein kinase, coding for MPLAAGTRLGPYEITAPIGKGGMGEVYRARDTKLDRAVAIKVLPEELASDQERVARFEREAKLLASLNHPNIASIYGFESSGLVLELVEGPTLAERIVEGPIPVQEAIAIARQIADALEAGHGAGVVHRDLKPANVKVKEDGTVKVLDYGLAKALEGELTTVADFELSHSPTLTRQATHIGVILGTAAYMSPEQAKGKRVDKRADIWAFGAVLYEMLTGKRAFAGEDVSETLAHVLTKEPEWEALPSEIPGVLRQLLRICLAKDAKQRLRDIGDARLALEGAFETNATPGEPRIPTRKTRALLAAIGVLAIATVVTTWGWFRAARSFPAVARNTYVAATLGINEHNLTALTDRFAVSADGTLLALVDPTRGGLVLRRTSGLEVTPVMGAPPQARSPVFSPDGAWIAFSGVRALMKIPTAGGQPTVLAEGTDYFINLTWGADDRIRYPSLQNDAIRSVSASGGPVETVSFPRAWVSRGVGLPNGRLLVSLMTEGERQIAVREPDGTLRKVLAGWDARLAPTGHLLFSREEGRTWSVLAARFDVNTARVEGEAEVLAQDVPVRYATPAGADAAGNLFYIAGTTRSDRRVVLLDRAGAERELPVPPGTWVSQTLSADGRWLALDRLEGANRTLWTVALDTGALTQVTYLDDTFAPVWAPDSRRLFYTSFPIDADQRSTSLWSVLTDGQGKVEPVAAQWDAYPGAVSSDGRLLYYHAYSSDQARSDILSVPLDGAAPEPTVLLATPASEARPTPSPDGRWLAYETNASGTEETRVAPLSDLAASIQVSTRGGSPIRFSPDSTKFYFTDGDTIASVDVGSRGPVLASRSAIFSVPGDQHGRVSVTSDGNHAVAIRGGLIYSDIVVLQNALSASR
- a CDS encoding MBL fold metallo-hydrolase, with the protein product MLRLSGLLVLAMVTTAGLGRGAEVGGVEELAPDVYFYQGDLDKGYCNNGFIVLEDYVLVVDANFPSAARLLIGEIRKITDKPIRFAFDTHHHGDHAYGNQVWVDQGATAVANTGVVDEMKKYETGHYGSSPGRWEEAAKEREDLRDVKLEPPSLLFPDTMIFDDGKHRVELRHFGTAHTHGDGFAWLPKERILFTGDAVVNGPHNYVGDGNVTEWIETLDRAKALGARIVAPGHGPVGTGTLVSDQQLFFRELRRVVQTKSETGGPAEVQSAVEEMASALRRNEAIARYVGDGFSAQVGKVYTELTGRELPNGRIELEAVERHLASHGEPSEQAHNDLRH
- a CDS encoding HigA family addiction module antitoxin yields the protein MARKRFPPIHPGEILLEEFLKPLGISQYRIAKDIGVSPRRINEIVHGKRSITADTALRLALYFKTSERFWMNLQSGYDLESEKDRLGSRLAAEVQPMEKVG